In Colletotrichum destructivum chromosome 1, complete sequence, the sequence TCAGCGCCTCGCTGAGCGGGCCCGAGATGACGTTCCCGATCCCCCGCCCCGCGGCCAACATGCCAAACACCATGCTcgggtcgacgccgcgctccCTCGCGCGCTCGTGCTCGACGACAACCTTCATGATGCCCGGCCACGCCGACGTGTACGCGCCGGCGAACAGCCCGTACACGACGCAGAAGGCGTACAGCACGCCGAGGGTCGACGAGAACCCCCACGCGAGGAACGTGCCGAGCGTCGCGCCCGCGCTGGCGAGCATCAGGCacgacggggccgagacgcggtcgacgagggaCCCCATGGCGAcgcagccgacgacggaggcgacATTAACGAGGAGGATCGTCAGGGCCGAGGCGTAGGccgaggcgccgagggcggaCTGCGCGTACGAGGGGAGGTAGATGCCCGGCAGGAAGAAGCccagcgcctcgacgacgttggcgGCCTGATGCAGAGCGAAGGGGCGGCTCAGGGCGAAGCGCAGGTTGCTGAAGGGGCGCGCGtgcgtcgccggcgtcgcgtgcgtcgtcgacgacgcgggcAGCCTCGgcttgatgaagaaggcCAGCGGCGCCGTGAGGGCGAAGAGCAGGCCGGACCACAGGCGAAGGGTGGTGCGGAAGCCCatgcggccgaggaggtgcTCCATCAGGAGCGGCAGGACGACACCGGCGAGGCCAGTGCCGGACCACATGACACCATAGGCGAACCCCTTGCGGCGGACGAACCACTGGTCGATGTAGAGGATGCAGGGACAGTaggcgatggcgccgccgacggcgtagAGGACGCCTTGGGTGACGATGAGGTGGGTAACGGTGCGGGAGAatgaggaggcggcgagggcgacgcacatgacgatgaggccgaggatgggCGCGTGGCGGGACTCGCGGGGGAACATGCGGAGGAGGCCGATTACGACAGGGCCAGAGAGGTACATGATCCCCTGGGGAAGAGGGGTTGTCTCGTTGTCAGTATAACGCATCTCGTCAAGGGGTCCCACGGAACCCAAGGACATACATACCATGGAACAGGTtccgatgacggcgatgttGGGCTGGCCGGCGAACGGCGGGTTCGTCGAGTAGTGGCTCTGGAAGACGCCAAAGGCAAAGGGAAACCCCCAGACGAGcatctcgacggcgaagcaggcggcgaggaagagccAGGCCCgcctgccgccgtcgacgggcgggagggaggagaactCGTGGCTCGCGCGGTGGGGGTCATTGCcggtgtcgttgtcgttgtcgttgtcgttgccaCTACCGGactcggcggccgagtaCGGGTCCCGGGGCGGCGgtgtcgccggcgtcttTGCGGGGGTCGGGATCTGTGTCTCCGGGGTGAGGTGTTGGAGCTCGGTCTGCGTCGACATGGTGGGCAATTCTGGTTGAATGCGGTTCCCTAACCCTTGTCCGGTCCTTCGATTGCTCCTACGAAAACCGGAAGTTGGAAAACCGGAAGTCGTATGTAGATGGTTGGGGCAACGGCTTTAAAGACTCGAATTGCTGCAGCGGTTGGGGGGCTCATGTCAGTGTCTCGGCGCGAATCCACACCACGCCCTACCGGTGACTTGTCGGTACAAGGGCGATTGGCAGACACAGAAAACCCATCCGTACCTACATAAGCACATGCTGGAGCACACGCTAAAACCCTGCTGCAGGAGGGGATTGAGGGGAGGTCCAATAGAATTCAGGGGCGCGTCTGTATTGAGCCCGATCGTCTTGTCACTACCTCATGAGATTCGCGTCCAGGGTCGTGGGCTTTCAGTTGTTATATGGAGCGCTGTGGCGCGGGTAGGGGATGGGTTTCAAAGATGGCATGGAGGCTTCTCCTTTCTTTCCGCAGCCCTCCAATTCTTTAGCGGAGGCGTTGGTCGTGTTCGAGTGGAACATATCTCGAAAAGCCTTCAGAACGCCAAAAGACGGTTTCTTGGGCTGCGTCTTCGCCCCTCCACTGGAATGCCACGCCAAGGCAAAGAGCCACCAGCCATGTCTCGGCGATCGTTTGCTGCCGAGACACTCGCGGACCCGGCGCTTCGGGTTGAGAAGACCCACTGACCGGTTCCGACCGACTCCGTGGCCCGGATATCCAGTGCGACAGCCAGCGGCAACTTGTTGAAATTCGTGTTCTCGACTTCGAATAAGCGTGGCTTTTCCGTTGAAATCGCCATAGCAGTTTTCTATTTGTCTGGAGACTGATGGGAACTGTTACCAGAAGCCCTCACCGGAAGCTGTCACGAAGTGTATTGGAGCTCTCAATGGCGACGCAGCAGTCATTAATGGAATCGAGGTACTGGTCGGACAGAAACCCACGCGTACGAACGCACCTTG encodes:
- a CDS encoding Putative major facilitator superfamily, MFS transporter superfamily; the encoded protein is MSTQTELQHLTPETQIPTPAKTPATPPPRDPYSAAESGSGNDNDNDNDTGNDPHRASHEFSSLPPVDGGRRAWLFLAACFAVEMLVWGFPFAFGVFQSHYSTNPPFAGQPNIAVIGTCSMGIMYLSGPVVIGLLRMFPRESRHAPILGLIVMCVALAASSFSRTVTHLIVTQGVLYAVGGAIAYCPCILYIDQWFVRRKGFAYGVMWSGTGLAGVVLPLLMEHLLGRMGFRTTLRLWSGLLFALTAPLAFFIKPRLPASSTTHATPATHARPFSNLRFALSRPFALHQAANVVEALGFFLPGIYLPSYAQSALGASAYASALTILLVNVASVVGCVAMGSLVDRVSAPSCLMLASAGATLGTFLAWGFSSTLGVLYAFCVVYGLFAGAYTSAWPGIMKVVVEHERARERGVDPSMVFGMLAAGRGIGNVISGPLSEALIRGAPWKGEAGFGYGSGYGTLIVFTGVTALAGGASFVWKRLGWM